A region from the Lolium perenne isolate Kyuss_39 chromosome 4, Kyuss_2.0, whole genome shotgun sequence genome encodes:
- the LOC127296939 gene encoding uncharacterized protein, giving the protein MSFSVAGMEEERCAAAAADEIRRLPAEVNWEMLDKSRFFVLGAALFSGVSAALYPAVVVKTHLQVAPPPQAAAATVRAILSRDGLRGFYRGFGASLAGTVPARALYMAALEATKSSVGPAAVRLGVSEPAASAIASAAAGVSAAVAAQVVWTPVDVVSQRLMVQTSSCSRYAGGADAFRKILAADGVRGLYRGFGLSIITYAPSNAVWWASYAMAQRLAWRVVGTDRSESYPALMAVQGASAALAGGAAALVTMPLDTVKTRLQVMETDGMAARPTLGSTMRGLLKEGGWAACYRGLGPRWGSMSLSAATMVTTYEVLKRLSAKEGSFG; this is encoded by the coding sequence ATGAGCTTCAGCGTCGCGGGCATGGAGGAGGAGCGGTGCGCGGCGGCAGCGGCCGACGAGATCCGCCGCCTGCCCGCCGAGGTGAACTGGGAGATGCTCGACAAGTCCCGCTTCTTCGTCCTCGGCGCCGCGCTCTTCTCCGGCGTCTCCGCGGCCCTCTACCCGGCCGTCGTCGTCAAGACGCACCTGCAGGTGGCCCCGCCcccgcaggccgccgccgccacggtcCGCGCCATCCTCTCCCGCGACGGCCTCCGCGGCTTCTACCGCGGCTTCGGCGCCTCCCTCGCCGGCACCGTCCCGGCGCGCGCGCTCTACATGGCGGCGCTCGAGGCCACCAAGAGCTCCGTCGGGCCCGCCGCCGTCCGGCTCGGCGTCTCCGAGCCCGCCGCGTCTGCAATCGCCTCGGCCGCCGCGGGAgtctccgccgccgtcgccgcgcagGTCGTCTGGACCCCCGTCGACGTCGTCAGCCAGCGCCTCATGGTCCAGACCTCCTCCTGCTCCCGCTACGCCGGCGGCGCCGACGCCTTCCGGAAGATCCTGGCCGCCGACGGCGTCCGCGGGCTCTACCGGGGCTTCGGCCTCTCCATCATCACCTACGCGCCGTCCAACGCGGTGTGGTGGGCCTCCTACGCCATGGCGCAGCGCCTCGCGTGGCGGGTCGTCGGGACCGACCGCTCCGAGAGCTACCCGGCGCTCATGGCCGTGCAGGGCGCCAGCGCCGCCCTCGCTGGCGGGGCCGCCGCGCTCGTCACCATGCCGCTCGACACCGTCAAGACGCGCCTCCAGGTCATGGAGACCGACGGGATGGCCGCGAGGCCCACCCTGGGAAGCACCATGCGCGGGCTGCTCAAGGAAGGTGGGTGGGCCGCGTGCTACCGCGGGCTGGGGCCGAGGTGGGGATCCATGTCGCTCTCCGCCGCTACCATGGTCACCACCTACGAGGTCCTCAAGCGCCTCTCCGCCAAGGAGGGCTCCTTCGGGTAG